One genomic segment of Mycolicibacterium gilvum includes these proteins:
- a CDS encoding TetR-like C-terminal domain-containing protein, with the protein MAEAIEPAASGDRGFLYGGAEYVRFALENRGFYEVLFRPYLCHQDDRDLKQARTAAFDILYGTARRSLASVCDADTLTDADVASLVIAGWSMSHGYATLLATENLADRPSGDILRGVELLARLVGSPPNDNEATR; encoded by the coding sequence ATGGCGGAGGCGATCGAGCCAGCCGCATCTGGTGATCGGGGATTCCTGTACGGGGGCGCGGAGTACGTGAGGTTCGCACTCGAGAACCGTGGGTTCTACGAGGTGTTGTTCCGCCCCTACCTATGCCATCAGGACGACCGAGACCTCAAGCAGGCTCGGACAGCGGCCTTCGACATCCTCTACGGAACCGCCCGGCGAAGCCTAGCCAGTGTTTGCGATGCCGATACCCTCACCGATGCCGACGTTGCCAGCCTCGTCATCGCCGGCTGGTCGATGTCTCACGGCTACGCGACCCTCCTGGCGACCGAAAACCTCGCCGACCGGCCGTCCGGAGACATCCTTCGCGGAGTCGAGCTCCTCGCCAGGCTGGTCGGTAGTCCGCCGAACGACAACGAGGCGACGCGCTAG
- a CDS encoding DUF881 domain-containing protein, which yields MTDRRELPRKRSVWRFGVPVVCVAAGLLLGTTYGVSGGDEIRRSDAPRLVDLVREAQQSVDRLSAEQGALALRFDNHHGGSPGAAAALTAMTDRGNALAAQAGLTPLRGPGLVVTLNDAQRDAQGRFPRDASPDDLVVHQQDIQGVINAMWSAGAEGIQVQDQRIIATSAPRCVGNTLLLNGRTYSPPYVISAVGDPGAMQAALAESPLVTLYKRYAVRFGLGYTEETRDVELVGHSESVRMKFAQPMGPLGY from the coding sequence ATGACCGACCGGCGCGAACTTCCGCGGAAACGCTCCGTGTGGCGTTTCGGCGTCCCGGTGGTCTGCGTGGCGGCCGGCCTGCTTCTCGGCACCACCTACGGGGTGTCCGGTGGCGACGAGATCCGCCGTAGCGATGCGCCCCGCCTGGTCGACCTCGTCCGGGAGGCCCAGCAGTCCGTCGACCGGTTGAGCGCCGAGCAGGGCGCACTGGCCCTGCGGTTCGACAACCACCACGGCGGCTCGCCGGGCGCCGCCGCCGCACTGACCGCCATGACCGACCGCGGCAACGCCCTCGCCGCCCAGGCCGGGCTCACACCGCTGCGCGGACCGGGCCTGGTGGTCACCCTCAACGACGCGCAGCGCGACGCACAGGGCCGGTTCCCGCGCGACGCCTCCCCCGATGACCTCGTCGTGCACCAGCAGGACATCCAGGGCGTCATCAACGCGATGTGGAGCGCGGGCGCCGAAGGGATCCAGGTGCAGGACCAGCGGATCATCGCAACGTCGGCGCCGCGGTGTGTCGGCAACACGCTGCTGCTCAACGGCCGGACCTACAGCCCGCCGTACGTGATCTCGGCGGTCGGAGATCCCGGCGCGATGCAGGCCGCCCTCGCCGAGTCCCCGCTCGTCACGCTCTACAAGCGCTATGCGGTCCGATTCGGCCTCGGGTACACCGAAGAGACTCGCGACGTGGAGCTCGTCGGACATTCCGAATCGGTCCGGATGAAGTTCGCCCAGCCCATGGGCCCGCTCGGCTACTGA
- a CDS encoding NAD(P)/FAD-dependent oxidoreductase, with amino-acid sequence MESFDVVVVGARCAGSALAIYLARAGMRVCLIDKAAFPSETPSTHVLQPRGVAILDELGALEPLLARSAAQLDRFSVVIDDIRIDGVLDDRYTHPGLNVRRTILDQALLQIARDAGADVRTRCRVTGARRSGGRVIGIDTAHGPLEAGLVVGADGRGSVIAESVGAHKYLVKPAGRIPVWGYFATGPHEPRLRIGRKGNLAFLASPTDSGLYMATVAVDHDAAHNFHRDREANFRNAIRAWPELDDIVGGAERDGPLRVMANWHSYFRESAGPGWVLVGDAGHFKDFTPGQGISDALCQAKALSTAISASAGSATAQDEAMKRWWQHRDRSSYDMYWFAMQMAPPGAPSPLVTELLRRVANDPDGAATLLRVINRDLQSTKLFTTSRLLAAACTTLLNHPEQRRATFAEIRAQLATEIEKFRARLSSSRGRNHRIGQRD; translated from the coding sequence ATGGAATCGTTCGACGTTGTCGTGGTGGGTGCGCGTTGTGCTGGTTCAGCGCTCGCCATTTACTTGGCGCGGGCCGGCATGCGGGTCTGCCTTATCGATAAGGCTGCCTTTCCGAGTGAGACACCGTCCACCCATGTGCTGCAGCCCCGGGGCGTGGCGATCCTTGACGAACTCGGCGCGTTGGAGCCGCTGCTGGCTCGCAGTGCGGCACAGTTGGACCGATTCAGCGTGGTGATCGACGACATCCGCATCGACGGTGTCCTCGATGACCGATACACACATCCGGGACTAAACGTGCGCCGGACGATCCTCGATCAGGCCTTGCTGCAGATAGCCAGGGACGCCGGTGCCGATGTGCGAACCAGATGCCGAGTCACCGGTGCCCGCAGGTCCGGCGGAAGAGTCATCGGTATCGACACCGCGCACGGGCCACTGGAAGCTGGTCTGGTGGTCGGGGCTGACGGCCGCGGGTCGGTGATTGCCGAGTCGGTGGGCGCGCACAAGTACCTGGTAAAACCTGCGGGGCGTATACCGGTCTGGGGCTACTTTGCCACTGGGCCGCACGAACCCCGACTACGGATCGGTCGAAAAGGCAACCTGGCCTTCCTCGCCAGCCCGACAGACTCGGGCCTGTACATGGCGACGGTCGCTGTCGACCATGACGCTGCGCACAATTTCCATCGGGATCGAGAAGCCAATTTCCGCAACGCAATTCGCGCCTGGCCTGAGCTCGATGACATCGTGGGCGGCGCCGAACGTGACGGTCCGCTGCGGGTGATGGCGAACTGGCACAGCTACTTTCGGGAATCGGCCGGACCGGGGTGGGTACTGGTCGGGGATGCCGGGCATTTCAAGGATTTCACCCCCGGTCAGGGCATCTCCGACGCGCTCTGCCAGGCCAAGGCGCTGTCGACGGCCATCAGCGCATCGGCCGGCTCGGCGACCGCCCAAGACGAGGCGATGAAACGCTGGTGGCAGCACCGCGACCGCAGTTCCTACGACATGTACTGGTTCGCCATGCAGATGGCCCCACCAGGGGCACCTTCACCGCTGGTCACCGAGCTCCTCCGGCGGGTTGCAAACGATCCGGACGGCGCGGCCACCCTGCTGCGAGTGATCAACCGCGACCTTCAGTCGACCAAGCTGTTCACCACCTCGCGCCTGCTCGCCGCAGCCTGTACGACACTTCTCAATCACCCGGAGCAGCGGCGGGCTACGTTCGCCGAGATCAGGGCCCAACTCGCAACGGAGATTGAGAAGTTCCGCGCCAGACTAAGTTCCTCACGAGGCCGCAATCATCGCATCGGACAGCGCGACTAA
- a CDS encoding peptidylprolyl isomerase, translating to MADLIPVTSPIQTATATLHTNRGDIKIALFGNHAPKTVSNFVGLAQGTKEYSTENASGGSSGPFYDGVIFHRVIEGFMIQGGDPTGTGRGDAGYKFADEFHPELQFDKPYLLAMANAGPGTNGSQFFITVTETPHLNRRHTIFGEVVDPESRKVVDAIATTATDRSDRPVEPVVIESITIS from the coding sequence GTGGCAGACTTGATTCCCGTGACGAGTCCCATTCAGACCGCGACCGCAACCCTGCACACCAACCGCGGCGATATCAAGATCGCTCTGTTCGGAAACCACGCCCCCAAGACCGTGTCCAACTTCGTCGGACTGGCCCAGGGCACCAAGGAATACAGCACGGAGAATGCGTCGGGTGGCTCGTCGGGGCCGTTCTACGACGGCGTGATCTTCCACCGCGTCATCGAAGGCTTCATGATCCAGGGCGGCGACCCCACGGGTACCGGCCGCGGCGATGCGGGCTACAAGTTCGCCGACGAATTCCATCCCGAGCTGCAGTTCGACAAGCCCTACCTGCTGGCGATGGCGAACGCCGGGCCGGGCACCAACGGTTCGCAGTTCTTCATCACCGTGACCGAGACCCCGCACCTGAACCGTCGCCACACCATCTTCGGTGAGGTCGTCGATCCGGAGTCGCGCAAGGTCGTCGACGCGATCGCCACCACGGCGACAGATCGCAGCGACCGTCCGGTCGAGCCGGTCGTCATCGAGTCGATCACCATCTCCTAG
- the cwsA gene encoding cell wall synthesis protein CwsA — MSSTTRERLTPRQRLSRGLKYSTVGPVDVTRGAVGLGVESARSSASWAGDRYRRSKVARQLRTELAAAQQVVANLPEVVQNARKPRRRVRPLLLAGVAVAVLAGGAVTFSILRRSAQPDPSPLPPSVEVTPKP, encoded by the coding sequence ATGAGCTCCACGACCCGCGAACGCCTGACCCCCCGCCAGCGGCTGAGCCGCGGCCTGAAGTACTCGACCGTCGGTCCGGTCGACGTCACCAGGGGAGCGGTGGGACTCGGCGTGGAGTCGGCGCGGTCGTCCGCCTCGTGGGCCGGGGACCGGTACCGCCGCAGCAAGGTGGCCCGTCAGCTGCGCACGGAGCTCGCCGCGGCCCAGCAGGTCGTCGCGAACCTGCCCGAGGTCGTGCAGAACGCCCGCAAGCCGCGCCGACGGGTACGCCCTCTGCTGCTGGCCGGCGTCGCCGTCGCGGTGCTCGCCGGCGGCGCGGTGACGTTCTCGATCCTGCGCCGATCCGCTCAACCCGATCCCTCGCCGCTGCCGCCCAGCGTCGAGGTCACCCCGAAGCCCTAA
- the crgA gene encoding cell division protein CrgA: MPKSKVRKKNDFTINPVSRTPVKVKAGPSSTWFVVLFVGLMLIGLVWLIVFQLAGSGPEVPGFLQWMADLNVWNYAIAFAFMITGLLLTMRWR; encoded by the coding sequence ATGCCCAAGTCCAAGGTCCGTAAGAAGAACGACTTCACCATCAACCCGGTGAGCCGGACTCCGGTCAAGGTCAAGGCCGGCCCGTCGAGCACCTGGTTCGTCGTGCTGTTCGTGGGTCTGATGCTGATCGGTCTGGTCTGGCTGATCGTGTTCCAGCTCGCCGGCAGTGGGCCCGAAGTCCCGGGCTTCCTGCAGTGGATGGCCGACCTGAACGTGTGGAACTACGCGATCGCGTTTGCCTTCATGATCACGGGGCTGTTGCTCACGATGCGCTGGCGGTGA
- a CDS encoding L-serine ammonia-lyase yields MAVSVFDLFSIGIGPSSSHTVGPMRAARRFVGLLENDGSPAGVAGVQVELYGSLGATGAGHGTPGAVMLGLEGADPESVDPDEARHRVAEIGERRQLLLAGEHAIAFDPAADIVLSLRAMDFHSNGMVFTAFDSIGAPVLRRVYYSVGGGFVVDEDEAAEDAPEQVALPFPFHTGAELVRLAEENRCRIADLVSANEQALGNGARLRTGLLRIWSAMRDCVARGLATDGTLPGSLHVQRRAHVLAEALERDRSDPLYAMDWVTVYALAVNEENAAGGRVVTAPTNGAAGIIPAVLHYYWRFVPEADEDGVVEFLLTAAAIGQLFKANASISGAEVGCQGEVGSACSMAAGALAAVLGGTPAQVENAAEIGIEHNLGLTCDPVGGLVQIPCIERNAIASVKAIAAARLALFGDGTHRVSLDTAIKTMRDTGADMAEKYKETSLGGLALNVVEC; encoded by the coding sequence GTGGCGGTCTCGGTGTTCGATCTCTTCTCGATCGGCATCGGCCCATCGAGCTCACACACCGTGGGACCGATGCGGGCCGCCCGGCGTTTCGTCGGCCTGTTGGAGAATGACGGGTCGCCGGCCGGCGTCGCCGGCGTACAGGTGGAGCTGTACGGGTCACTCGGCGCGACGGGCGCGGGACACGGGACCCCGGGTGCGGTGATGCTGGGGCTCGAAGGCGCCGACCCCGAGAGCGTCGACCCCGACGAGGCGCGACACCGCGTCGCCGAGATAGGGGAGCGGCGGCAGTTGCTGCTGGCGGGGGAGCACGCGATCGCGTTCGACCCGGCGGCCGACATCGTTCTGTCCCTGCGGGCCATGGACTTTCACAGCAACGGCATGGTCTTCACCGCGTTCGACTCCATCGGCGCCCCCGTACTGCGCCGTGTCTACTACTCGGTGGGCGGCGGGTTCGTCGTCGACGAGGACGAGGCTGCGGAGGACGCGCCGGAGCAGGTCGCGCTTCCGTTCCCGTTCCACACCGGAGCCGAGCTGGTCCGCCTCGCCGAGGAGAATCGTTGCCGCATCGCAGATCTGGTGAGCGCCAACGAGCAGGCCCTCGGTAACGGCGCACGGCTACGAACTGGCCTGCTGCGGATCTGGTCGGCCATGCGCGACTGCGTCGCTCGGGGATTGGCCACCGACGGCACCCTGCCGGGCAGCCTGCACGTCCAGCGACGGGCACACGTGCTGGCCGAGGCGCTGGAGCGGGACCGCAGCGATCCGCTGTACGCGATGGACTGGGTGACGGTGTACGCGCTGGCGGTCAACGAGGAGAACGCCGCGGGCGGACGGGTCGTCACCGCACCGACCAACGGCGCTGCCGGCATCATTCCCGCTGTCCTGCACTACTACTGGCGGTTCGTCCCGGAGGCGGACGAGGACGGGGTGGTCGAGTTCCTGCTGACCGCCGCAGCGATCGGACAGTTGTTCAAGGCCAACGCGTCGATCTCCGGCGCGGAGGTCGGCTGTCAGGGCGAGGTCGGATCGGCGTGCTCGATGGCGGCCGGTGCGCTGGCCGCGGTGCTCGGCGGGACGCCGGCCCAGGTGGAGAACGCCGCCGAGATCGGGATCGAACACAACCTCGGCCTGACCTGCGATCCGGTCGGCGGGCTCGTCCAAATCCCGTGCATCGAGCGTAATGCGATCGCGTCTGTGAAGGCGATCGCCGCCGCGCGCCTGGCACTGTTCGGTGACGGCACGCACCGCGTCAGCCTCGACACCGCGATCAAGACCATGCGCGACACGGGCGCGGACATGGCCGAGAAGTACAAGGAGACGTCGCTGGGGGGCCTGGCCCTCAACGTCGTCGAATGCTGA
- a CDS encoding PH domain-containing protein → MQQTSWQPQTAGLVVQAILGVVLAVGAVTLVTDAPGRILIGFAAVGLIVFALMSWRARPKLAISDDALVYRGWFTARRITTADIKRIRITEFRRIGRKVRLLEIDTTDDKLYVLSRWDLSTDPLNVLDALTEAGFAPGPG, encoded by the coding sequence GTGCAGCAAACTTCTTGGCAGCCGCAGACGGCGGGACTTGTCGTCCAGGCGATCTTGGGTGTCGTGCTCGCTGTAGGCGCTGTGACGCTGGTCACAGACGCTCCCGGCCGCATCCTGATCGGTTTTGCCGCGGTCGGATTAATTGTGTTTGCACTGATGTCGTGGCGGGCCCGGCCGAAGCTGGCAATCTCCGATGACGCTCTGGTCTACCGCGGGTGGTTCACAGCGCGGCGGATCACGACCGCCGACATCAAGCGCATCCGGATCACGGAGTTCCGCCGGATCGGACGCAAAGTCCGGCTCCTGGAGATCGACACGACCGACGACAAGCTCTACGTGTTGAGTCGCTGGGACCTGTCCACCGACCCGCTGAACGTGCTCGACGCACTGACCGAGGCCGGTTTCGCCCCCGGCCCGGGGTGA